A region of Rhodamnia argentea isolate NSW1041297 chromosome 9, ASM2092103v1, whole genome shotgun sequence DNA encodes the following proteins:
- the LOC115736964 gene encoding protein NRT1/ PTR FAMILY 7.3: MACLEVCTEGNYKEEKEEYTLDGTVDWDGRPAIKAKSGQWFAGTIILLNQGLATLAFFGVGVNLVLFLTRVLGQNNADAANSVSKWTGTVYIFSLVGAFLSDSYWGRYKTCAVFQVIFVIGLVSLSLSSYLFLVRPRGCGNQQTPCGSHSSTEITLFYLSIYLVALGNGGYQPNIATFGADQFDEEDPREGHSKVSFFSYFYLALNLGSLFSNTILGYFEDEGMWALGFWVSAGSALAALALFLGGTAKYRHFKPSGNPISRFSQVIVAASKKWRVEMAPGEDVLCEADGMDRSDSSSRKILHTHGFKFLDRAAYITSRDLEDQKQGRSNRWRLCPITQVEEVKCILRLLPIWLCTIIYSVVFTQMASLFVEQGAAMKTTVLHFRIPPASMSSFDILSVAVFIFIYRRVLDPLVGKIRKTHSRGLTQLQRMGIGLVIAFLAMVSAGIVECYRLKYARKDCTRCEGSSTLSILWQVPQYALIGASEVFMYVGQLEFFNAQAPDGLKSFGSALCMTSISLGNYVSSLLVSMVMKISTEDHMPGWIPGNLNRGHLDRFYFLLAALTIADLMVYIACAKWYKCIRMEGKCQEDSEQDSYDV, translated from the exons ATGGCCTGCTTGGAAGTGTGTACGGAG GGCAACtacaaggaggaaaaagaggaatACACGCTTGATGGGACCGTGGACTGGGACGGCCGTCCAGCGATCAAAGCGAAAAGCGGACAGTGGTTTGCCGGAACCATCATCTTGT TGAACCAAGGACTAGCAACCTTAGCGTTCTTCGGAGTGGGAGTGAATCTGGTGCTGTTCCTGACAAGGGTGCTGGGACAAAACAATGCTGATGCTGCCAACAGTGTGAGCAAATGGACTGGCACTGTCTACATCTTCTCGCTTGTTGGAGCATTCTTGAGTGACTCCTACTGGGGAAGATACAAAACTTGTGCTGTCTTTCAAGTCATCTTTGTCATC GGTTTGGTATCGCTATCACTGTCGTCCTATTTGTTCCTGGTCCGACCTAGAGGTTGCGGGAATCAGCAGACGCCGTGCGGATCGCATTCGAGCACCGAGATCACATTGTTCTACCTCTCCATCTACCTTGTTGCCCTAGGGAATGGAGGGTATCAACCTAACATAGCTACGTTCGGGGCCGACCAATTCGATGAGGAGGATCCTAGAGAAGGACATTCGAAGGTGTCCTTCTTTAGCTACTTCTACCTGGCACTGAACCTCGGCTCCCTCTTCTCCAATACCATTTTGGGGTACTTCGAGGACGAAGGAATGTGGGCTCTAGGATTTTGGGTATCGGCAGGCTCCGCCTTAGCGGCGCTAGCCCTATTTCTTGGGGGAACCGCAAAGTATAGGCACTTCAAGCCAAGCGGAAACCCAATTTCCCGCTTCAGCCAAGTGATAGTAGCTGCATCGAAGAAATGGAGAGTCGAGATGGCGCCCGGCGAAGATGTCCTGTGTGAGGCAGATGGCATGGACCGCTCTGACAGTAGCAGCAGAAAGATCCTCCACACTCATGGATTCAA GTTTTTGGATAGAGCGGCTTATATTACATCAAGAGATCTCGAGGACCAGAAGCAGGGTCGCTCCAACAGGTGGCGCCTCTGCCCAATTACTCAAGTGGAAGAAGTCAAGTGCATACTGAGACTACTACCAATCTGGCTTTGCACCATCATCTATTCCGTAGTCTTCACGCAGATGGCCTCGTTGTTCGTGGAGCAAGGAGCAGCCATGAAAACGACCGTTTTGCACTTCAGAATCCCTCCGGCTAGCATGTCCAGCTTTGACATACTAAGTGTCGCTGTTTTCATCTTCATCTACCGAAGGGTTCTCGACCCACTAGTGGGTAAGATAAGGAAGACCCATTCGCGAGGGCTCACACAGTTGCAGCGAATGGGCATTGGACTGGTTATCGCGTTTCTGGCCATGGTCTCTGCAGGAATCGTGGAGTGCTACAGACTGAAGTATGCCCGCAAAGACTGCACACGCTGCGAGGGTTCGAGCACCTTGAGCATATTATGGCAGGTCCCACAGTATGCACTGATTGGAGCTTCCGAAGTTTTCATGTACGTTGGTCAACTGGAATTCTTCAATGCACAAGCCCCAGATGGGTTGAAGAGCTTCGGGAGCGCCCTTTGCATGACATCAATCTCGCTAGGAAACTATGTTAGCAGCTTGCTTGTGAGTATGGTCATGAAGATCTCGACCGAGGATCACATGCCCGGATGGATTCCAGGGAATCTAAACAGGGGCCATCTGGACAGATTTTACTTCCTCTTAGCTGCCCTAACAATAGCAGATTTGATGGTGTACATAGCTTGTGCAAAGTGGTACAAGTGTATCAGAATGGAAGGAAAATGCCAAGAAGACAGTGAGCAAGATAGCTATGACGTCTAA